The Stenotrophomonas maltophilia genome includes a region encoding these proteins:
- a CDS encoding sigma-E factor negative regulatory protein, with amino-acid sequence MTSNPFNESQNHQSPAGQRLDQRHREQLSALVDGELGADEARFLLRRMEHDPELAGCQERWQLLGDVMRGQASTLAPAGFSSAVAAAIAAEPAPQAEPRRQVRRSGWRAWGGGAALAASVAAVALFMGGEKLKEATPGEPLAPQVIASQAELPTVPTDPAPVTEASADTAAMAVATAPALAMATAGRRQDTRRASATRSQQAARAAQREDVPQRAVAAAQAPLTPTVPANGSRNMPFGEVGGLQARPWPRSSLAPAAGGALNASFPAHTGGAAFYPFEPRLQDDLPVPPRPRD; translated from the coding sequence ATGACCAGTAACCCGTTCAACGAATCGCAGAACCATCAATCGCCCGCCGGGCAGCGCCTGGACCAGCGCCATCGCGAGCAGCTGTCGGCCCTGGTCGATGGCGAGCTGGGCGCCGATGAAGCGCGCTTCCTGCTGCGGCGGATGGAGCATGACCCCGAACTGGCCGGCTGCCAGGAGCGCTGGCAGCTGCTGGGCGACGTGATGCGTGGGCAGGCGTCGACACTGGCCCCGGCCGGGTTCAGTTCCGCCGTGGCTGCTGCCATCGCCGCCGAGCCTGCGCCGCAGGCCGAGCCGCGCCGTCAGGTGCGTCGCAGTGGCTGGCGGGCCTGGGGCGGTGGTGCCGCACTGGCCGCTTCAGTGGCGGCGGTGGCGCTGTTCATGGGCGGTGAGAAGCTGAAGGAAGCCACCCCGGGCGAGCCGTTGGCACCTCAGGTGATCGCCAGCCAGGCGGAGCTGCCGACCGTGCCGACCGATCCTGCCCCGGTTACCGAAGCCTCTGCAGACACGGCCGCGATGGCTGTGGCGACGGCTCCCGCCCTGGCGATGGCCACTGCCGGTCGCCGCCAGGACACCCGCCGCGCCAGTGCCACCCGCAGCCAGCAGGCCGCGCGTGCCGCCCAGCGTGAGGACGTGCCGCAACGCGCGGTGGCTGCTGCGCAGGCGCCGCTGACCCCGACCGTACCGGCCAATGGCAGCCGCAACATGCCGTTTGGCGAGGTCGGTGGGCTGCAGGCGCGGCCGTGGCCGCGTTCCAGCCTGGCGCCTGCCGCCGGCGGCGCGCTCAATGCCAGCTTCCCGGCCCATACCGGTGGCGCCGCCTTCTACCCGTTCGAGCCGCGCCTGCAGGACGACCTGCCGGTGCCGCCGCGCCCGCGCGACTGA
- a CDS encoding 3-hydroxyacyl-CoA dehydrogenase NAD-binding domain-containing protein, with amino-acid sequence MLSGFDGLRFSHWHPEIRDDGVVVLSLDRQDSSVNAMSQDVLLELGDLLERIALDPPKGVVIQSLKKAGFIAGADLKEFQEFDRRGTVNDAIRRGQATYQKLAELPCPTVAAIHGHCLGGGTELALACRYRVASNDSSTRIGLPETQLGIFPGWGGSARLPQLVGAPAAMDMMLTGRTLSASAARGIGLVDKVVAPAVVLDTAVALALSGTTRPFKQRATAWATNTWLARTLLAPQMVKQVARKAKKDQYPAPYALISTWQRSGGKPIQARLDAERRAVVKLASTPTARNLIRIFFLTERLKGLGGGDSGIRHVHVVGAGVMGGDIAAWAAYKGFEVTLQDREQRFIDPAMERAQALFAKKVRDESKRPAVAARLRADLEGNGVAEADLVIEAIIENPEAKRALYQTLEPKMKLDALLTTNTSSIPLVELRDHIQRPAQFAGLHYFNPVAQMPLVEIIHHDGMAPETERRLAAFCKALGKFPVPVAGSPGFLVNRVLFPYMLEAATAYAEGIPGPVIDRAAVKFGMPMGPIELIDTVGLDVAAGVGRELAPFLGLQIPAALQTVEPDKRGKKDGQGIYTWENGKPKKPDVASDYQAPADLEDRLILPLLNEAVACLHEGVVADADLLDAGVIFGTGFAPFRGGPIQHIRAVGADAIVERLKALQQRHGDRFAPRPGWDNPTLREPVV; translated from the coding sequence ATGCTCTCAGGCTTCGATGGTCTCCGCTTCAGCCACTGGCACCCCGAGATCCGCGACGACGGCGTGGTGGTCCTCTCCCTGGATCGCCAGGACAGCAGCGTCAATGCCATGTCGCAGGATGTGCTGCTGGAGCTGGGTGACCTGCTTGAGCGCATTGCACTGGACCCGCCCAAGGGCGTGGTGATCCAGTCGCTGAAGAAAGCCGGCTTCATTGCCGGGGCGGACCTGAAGGAGTTCCAGGAGTTCGACCGTCGCGGCACCGTCAACGACGCCATCCGCCGCGGCCAGGCTACCTACCAGAAGCTGGCCGAGCTGCCCTGCCCCACCGTGGCGGCCATCCACGGCCATTGCCTGGGCGGCGGCACCGAGCTGGCGCTGGCCTGCCGCTATCGCGTGGCCTCCAATGACAGCAGCACCCGCATCGGCCTGCCGGAAACCCAGCTGGGCATCTTCCCGGGCTGGGGCGGCAGCGCGCGACTGCCGCAGCTGGTCGGCGCACCCGCGGCAATGGACATGATGCTGACCGGCCGTACGCTGTCGGCCTCGGCCGCGCGTGGCATCGGGCTGGTCGACAAGGTGGTGGCACCGGCCGTGGTGCTCGACACCGCCGTGGCGCTGGCGCTGTCCGGCACCACGCGCCCGTTCAAGCAGCGCGCGACGGCCTGGGCCACCAACACCTGGCTGGCACGCACGCTGCTGGCACCGCAGATGGTCAAGCAGGTCGCACGCAAGGCCAAGAAGGACCAGTATCCGGCGCCCTACGCGCTGATCAGCACCTGGCAGCGCAGTGGCGGCAAGCCGATCCAGGCGCGTTTGGACGCCGAGCGCCGCGCGGTGGTGAAGCTGGCCAGCACCCCCACCGCGCGCAACCTGATCCGCATTTTCTTCCTGACCGAACGCCTGAAGGGCCTCGGTGGTGGTGATTCCGGCATCCGCCACGTGCACGTGGTCGGCGCCGGCGTGATGGGCGGTGACATCGCCGCCTGGGCCGCCTACAAGGGCTTTGAAGTGACTCTCCAGGACCGCGAGCAGCGCTTCATCGACCCCGCCATGGAGCGCGCGCAGGCGCTGTTCGCCAAGAAGGTGCGCGACGAGAGCAAGCGCCCCGCCGTGGCCGCGCGCCTGCGTGCCGACCTAGAAGGCAACGGCGTGGCCGAGGCCGACCTGGTGATCGAAGCGATCATCGAGAACCCGGAAGCCAAGCGTGCGCTGTACCAGACGCTGGAACCGAAGATGAAGCTGGACGCGCTGCTGACCACCAACACCTCGTCGATTCCGCTGGTGGAACTGCGCGACCACATCCAGCGCCCGGCGCAGTTCGCTGGCCTGCACTACTTCAACCCGGTGGCGCAGATGCCACTGGTGGAGATCATCCACCACGACGGCATGGCGCCGGAGACCGAGCGCCGCCTGGCCGCGTTCTGCAAGGCGCTGGGCAAGTTCCCGGTACCTGTGGCCGGCAGCCCGGGCTTCCTGGTCAACCGTGTGCTGTTCCCGTACATGCTGGAAGCCGCCACCGCGTATGCCGAAGGCATTCCGGGCCCGGTGATCGACAGGGCCGCGGTGAAGTTCGGCATGCCGATGGGCCCGATCGAACTGATCGACACCGTCGGCCTGGACGTGGCCGCCGGCGTCGGCCGCGAACTGGCGCCGTTCCTGGGCCTGCAGATTCCAGCGGCCTTGCAGACGGTGGAACCGGACAAGCGCGGCAAGAAGGACGGCCAGGGCATCTATACCTGGGAAAACGGCAAGCCGAAGAAGCCGGACGTGGCCAGCGATTACCAGGCCCCGGCCGATCTGGAGGACCGCCTGATCCTGCCGCTGTTGAACGAGGCGGTGGCGTGCCTGCACGAAGGCGTTGTGGCCGATGCGGACCTGCTGGATGCCGGCGTGATCTTCGGTACCGGCTTTGCCCCGTTCCGCGGTGGTCCGATCCAGCACATCCGTGCGGTCGGTGCCGATGCGATCGTCGAGCGGCTGAAGGCACTGCAGCAGCGTCACGGTGACCGCTTCGCCCCGCGCCCGGGCTGGGACAACCCCACCCTGCGCGAACCGGTGGTTTGA
- the rpoE gene encoding RNA polymerase sigma factor RpoE: MAEVDTPQELDLELVRRVQHGESAAFDVLVRKYQHRVVALVGRYIADWSECQDVAQDTFIRAYRAIGSFRGDAQFSTWLHRIAVNTAKNYLASHNRRPPTDDIDIGDAEQFDSGTRLRDTDTPERELMRQELEQTVMKAVNALPEELRSAITLREVEGLSYEEIAQKMGCPIGTVRSRIFRAREAIDTELRPLLDIGSATREKSRV, from the coding sequence ATGGCCGAGGTTGATACACCACAGGAGCTGGATCTGGAACTGGTCCGGCGCGTGCAGCACGGCGAGAGCGCCGCGTTCGATGTCCTGGTGCGCAAGTACCAGCATCGCGTGGTGGCCCTTGTCGGCCGCTACATCGCCGACTGGAGCGAATGTCAGGACGTCGCCCAGGACACTTTCATCCGCGCCTATCGCGCGATCGGAAGTTTCCGTGGCGACGCCCAGTTCTCAACCTGGTTGCATCGAATCGCCGTGAATACCGCCAAAAACTACCTGGCTTCACACAATCGACGGCCACCGACCGATGACATCGACATCGGCGATGCCGAACAGTTCGACAGTGGTACGCGCCTGCGCGACACCGACACGCCCGAACGCGAGTTGATGCGCCAGGAGCTGGAACAGACGGTGATGAAAGCCGTCAACGCGCTGCCGGAAGAGCTCCGGTCGGCGATCACCCTGCGCGAGGTGGAAGGCCTGAGCTACGAGGAAATCGCGCAGAAAATGGGGTGCCCGATCGGCACCGTGCGTTCACGGATCTTCCGGGCGCGCGAGGCGATCGACACCGAACTCCGGCCGCTGTTGGACATCGGCAGCGCCACCCGTGAGAAGAGCCGCGTATGA
- the lepA gene encoding translation elongation factor 4: MRNIRNFSIIAHVDHGKSTLADRIIQLCGGLQAREMEAQVLDSNPIERERGITIKAQSVSLPYLAKDGQTYHLNFIDTPGHVDFSYEVSRSLAACEGALLVVDAAQGVEAQSVANCYTAVEQGLEVVPVINKIDLPTADIERAKAEIEAVIGIDASDAVPVSAKTGLNVQDVLEAIVHRIPPPTPRDTEKLQALIIDSWFDNYLGVVSLVRVMQGEIKAGDKLQVMSTGRNHQVDNVGVFTPKRKVLPALRAGEVGWVTASIKDVHGAPVGDTLTLAGDPAPKPLPGFQEMQPRVFAGLFPVDAEDYPDLREALDKLRLNDAALRFEPESSEAMGFGFRCGFLGMLHMEIVQERLEREYNLDLISTAPTVVYEVLKTDGSIINMDNPAKLPPVNQVEEIREPIIRANVLTPEEYIGNIIKLCEEKRGSQIGINYLGSQVQISYELPMAEVVLDFFDKLKSVSRGYASLDYHFVRFDAGPFVRVDVLINGDKVDALSLIVHRSHADRRGRELCEKMKDLIPRQMFDVAIQAAVGSQIIARTTVKAMRKNVLAKCYGGDVSRKKKLLEKQKEGKKRMKQVGRVEIPQEAFLAVLQMDNK; encoded by the coding sequence ATGCGGAACATCCGCAACTTCTCCATCATCGCCCATGTCGACCACGGCAAGTCCACGCTGGCCGACCGCATCATCCAGCTCTGTGGTGGCCTGCAGGCCCGCGAGATGGAAGCGCAGGTGCTCGACTCCAACCCGATCGAGCGCGAGCGCGGCATCACGATCAAGGCGCAGTCGGTGTCGTTGCCGTACCTGGCCAAGGACGGGCAGACCTACCATCTGAACTTCATCGACACCCCCGGCCACGTCGACTTCTCCTATGAAGTCAGCCGCTCGCTGGCCGCCTGCGAAGGCGCGCTGCTGGTGGTCGATGCGGCCCAGGGCGTGGAAGCGCAGTCGGTGGCCAACTGCTACACCGCGGTGGAGCAGGGCCTGGAAGTGGTGCCGGTGATCAACAAGATCGACCTGCCGACTGCCGACATCGAGCGCGCCAAGGCCGAGATCGAGGCCGTGATCGGCATCGACGCCTCCGACGCCGTGCCGGTCAGTGCCAAGACCGGCCTGAACGTGCAGGACGTGCTGGAAGCGATCGTGCATCGCATCCCGCCGCCGACACCGCGCGACACCGAGAAGCTGCAGGCGCTGATCATCGACTCCTGGTTCGACAACTACCTGGGCGTGGTCTCGCTGGTACGCGTGATGCAGGGCGAGATCAAGGCCGGTGACAAGCTGCAGGTGATGTCCACCGGCCGCAACCACCAGGTCGACAACGTCGGCGTGTTCACGCCGAAGCGGAAAGTGCTGCCTGCGCTGCGTGCCGGTGAAGTGGGCTGGGTCACCGCCAGCATCAAGGACGTGCACGGTGCGCCGGTCGGCGACACCCTGACCCTGGCCGGCGACCCGGCACCGAAGCCGCTGCCGGGCTTCCAGGAAATGCAGCCGCGCGTGTTCGCCGGTCTGTTCCCGGTCGATGCCGAAGATTACCCGGACCTGCGCGAAGCGCTGGACAAGCTGCGCCTGAACGATGCCGCGCTGCGTTTCGAGCCGGAAAGCTCCGAGGCGATGGGCTTCGGATTCCGCTGCGGCTTCCTGGGCATGCTGCACATGGAAATCGTGCAGGAGCGACTGGAGCGCGAGTACAACCTGGACCTGATCAGCACCGCGCCGACGGTGGTGTATGAAGTCCTGAAGACCGATGGCTCGATCATCAACATGGACAACCCGGCCAAGCTGCCGCCGGTGAACCAGGTCGAGGAGATCCGCGAGCCGATCATCCGTGCCAACGTGCTCACTCCCGAGGAGTACATCGGCAACATCATCAAGCTGTGCGAAGAAAAGCGCGGCAGCCAGATCGGCATCAACTACCTGGGCAGCCAGGTGCAGATCAGCTATGAGCTGCCGATGGCCGAGGTGGTGCTGGACTTCTTCGACAAGCTGAAGTCGGTCAGCCGTGGCTACGCCTCGCTGGACTACCACTTCGTGCGCTTCGACGCCGGCCCGTTCGTGCGCGTGGACGTGCTGATCAACGGCGACAAGGTCGACGCACTGTCGCTGATCGTGCACCGCAGCCATGCCGACCGTCGTGGCCGCGAGCTGTGCGAGAAGATGAAGGACCTGATTCCGCGCCAGATGTTCGACGTCGCCATCCAGGCTGCGGTCGGCTCGCAGATCATCGCCCGTACCACGGTCAAGGCCATGCGCAAGAACGTGCTGGCCAAGTGCTATGGTGGCGACGTTTCGCGCAAGAAGAAGCTTCTGGAAAAGCAGAAGGAAGGCAAGAAGCGCATGAAGCAGGTCGGCCGCGTGGAGATCCCGCAGGAAGCGTTCCTGGCCGTGCTGCAGATGGACAACAAGTAA
- a CDS encoding DegQ family serine endoprotease, whose amino-acid sequence MTPRLRTQAMGLLALTLPLVACAQAPAPAAPTQAAPATAPRAPAQPLVTGLPDFTNLVEQVGPGVVNVDTTIVRTNRQASRGPMGGDDDMPEFFRRFFGPDFPMPGQGPGGPDGGPSIKGRGMGSGFIISPDGYVLTNYHVVADASDVKVKLGDSREFNAKVVGSDQQYDVALLKIDGKNLPTVRVGDSNTLKPGQWVVAIGSPFGLDHSVTAGIVSALGRSTGGADQRYVPFIQTDVAINQGNSGGPLLNTRGEVVGINSQIFSASGGYMGISFAIPIDLAMSAVEQIKKSGKVTRGQLGAVVEPIDALKAQGLGLPDSRGALVNQIVAGSAAEKAGVQIGDVVRSVNGSPVNSWSDLPPLIGAMAPGSRVTLGVIRDGKPRDLSATLTALSEDGQGNARAASAARPDAAPQAGANALLGLDVSDLTAPQRKQFGLDGNEGVRITGVKGQAARDAGLSPGMVILQVGRTPVGSVESLNRALSSYKKDDVVMLLVRTGNGNSAFVAVKAGQ is encoded by the coding sequence ATGACTCCCCGACTCCGCACGCAGGCCATGGGCCTGTTGGCCCTGACCCTGCCGCTGGTGGCCTGCGCGCAGGCACCGGCTCCGGCCGCCCCGACCCAGGCTGCTCCAGCCACCGCGCCAAGGGCACCGGCACAGCCGCTGGTTACCGGCCTGCCCGATTTCACCAACCTTGTTGAACAGGTCGGGCCGGGTGTGGTCAACGTCGACACCACCATCGTCCGCACCAACCGCCAGGCTTCGCGGGGCCCGATGGGCGGTGACGACGACATGCCGGAATTCTTCCGTCGCTTCTTCGGCCCGGACTTCCCGATGCCGGGGCAGGGCCCGGGCGGCCCGGACGGTGGCCCCAGCATCAAGGGCCGCGGCATGGGCTCGGGCTTCATCATTTCTCCCGATGGCTATGTGCTGACCAACTACCACGTGGTGGCCGATGCCAGCGACGTGAAGGTCAAGCTGGGCGACAGCCGTGAGTTCAACGCCAAGGTGGTGGGCAGCGACCAGCAGTACGACGTGGCGCTGCTGAAGATCGATGGCAAGAACCTGCCGACCGTGCGCGTGGGTGATTCCAATACGCTGAAGCCCGGCCAGTGGGTTGTCGCGATCGGCTCGCCGTTCGGGCTCGACCATTCGGTCACTGCCGGTATCGTCAGTGCACTGGGGCGTAGCACGGGTGGCGCCGACCAGCGCTACGTGCCGTTCATCCAGACCGACGTGGCGATCAACCAGGGCAACTCCGGCGGTCCGTTGTTGAACACCCGCGGCGAAGTGGTCGGCATCAACTCGCAGATCTTCTCCGCCTCCGGCGGCTACATGGGCATCAGCTTCGCGATCCCGATCGACCTGGCGATGAGCGCGGTCGAGCAGATCAAAAAGAGTGGCAAGGTCACCCGTGGCCAGCTGGGTGCGGTGGTCGAGCCGATCGATGCGCTGAAGGCGCAGGGCCTGGGCCTGCCCGACAGCCGTGGCGCGCTGGTCAACCAGATCGTCGCCGGCAGTGCCGCAGAGAAGGCCGGTGTGCAGATCGGCGACGTGGTGCGTTCGGTCAACGGCAGCCCGGTCAACAGCTGGTCCGACCTGCCGCCGCTGATCGGTGCGATGGCACCGGGCAGCCGGGTCACGCTGGGGGTGATCCGCGACGGCAAGCCGCGCGACCTCAGCGCCACGCTCACGGCGCTGAGCGAAGACGGTCAGGGCAATGCCCGTGCGGCGTCTGCCGCCAGGCCCGATGCGGCACCGCAGGCCGGCGCCAATGCCCTGCTGGGCCTGGACGTGAGCGACCTGACCGCACCGCAGCGCAAGCAGTTCGGCCTGGATGGCAACGAAGGCGTGCGTATCACCGGAGTCAAGGGCCAGGCGGCGCGTGATGCCGGCCTGTCTCCGGGCATGGTGATCCTGCAGGTCGGCCGTACCCCGGTCGGCAGCGTGGAGAGCCTGAACCGGGCGCTGTCCAGCTACAAGAAGGACGACGTGGTGATGCTGCTGGTGCGCACCGGCAACGGCAACAGCGCCTTCGTGGCGGTCAAGGCCGGCCAGTAA
- the lepB gene encoding signal peptidase I, whose translation MKLFEILLVVLTLASGLILLADKLYLAKRRAQRAGLLDSEPVLVDYSRAFFPVLAIVLIVRSFIAEPYKIPSSSMMPNLLIGDFILVNKFSYGLRLPISNTRIVPFGEPSRGDVVVFHFPGHSDNDPAKGENFIKRVIGVPGDTVVFEGDGVILNGEPLKYDNKGIYAGHKGQGEGANLLVEHLPGRTHTVLETDYPRGQGQWTVPAGKYLVMGDNRDNSDDGRFWGLLPEENLRGKAFLIWLNCQGWFCKDGFEPSRIGSSIN comes from the coding sequence ATGAAACTGTTTGAGATCCTCCTGGTCGTGCTGACCCTGGCCTCGGGCCTGATCCTGCTTGCGGACAAGCTGTACCTCGCCAAGCGTCGCGCCCAGCGCGCCGGCCTGCTCGATTCCGAGCCGGTGCTGGTGGATTACTCGCGTGCGTTCTTCCCGGTGCTGGCGATCGTGCTGATCGTGCGCAGCTTCATTGCCGAACCGTACAAGATCCCGTCCAGCTCGATGATGCCGAACCTGCTGATCGGCGATTTCATCCTGGTCAACAAGTTCTCCTACGGCCTGCGCCTGCCGATCAGCAACACCAGGATCGTGCCGTTCGGCGAGCCGTCGCGTGGCGACGTGGTGGTATTCCACTTCCCCGGCCACAGCGACAACGACCCGGCCAAGGGCGAGAACTTCATCAAGCGCGTGATCGGCGTGCCGGGTGACACCGTGGTCTTCGAAGGCGACGGCGTGATCCTCAATGGCGAGCCGCTGAAGTACGACAACAAGGGCATCTACGCCGGCCACAAGGGCCAGGGCGAAGGCGCCAACCTGCTGGTCGAGCACCTGCCGGGCCGCACCCACACCGTGCTGGAGACCGACTACCCGCGCGGCCAGGGCCAGTGGACGGTGCCGGCCGGCAAGTACCTGGTGATGGGCGACAACCGCGACAACAGCGACGACGGCCGTTTCTGGGGCCTGCTGCCGGAAGAGAACCTGCGCGGCAAGGCCTTCCTGATCTGGCTGAACTGCCAGGGCTGGTTCTGCAAGGATGGCTTCGAGCCGTCGCGGATCGGCTCGAGCATCAACTGA